A DNA window from Daucus carota subsp. sativus chromosome 3, DH1 v3.0, whole genome shotgun sequence contains the following coding sequences:
- the LOC108210384 gene encoding probable tocopherol O-methyltransferase, chloroplastic: MTTTTCYSVKILSAFNTFQTTFSSAATRLSFGGARKQLQPPCAAASSAEIEVLQKGIAELYDESSGLWEDIWGEHMHHGFYDPDSSVKISDHRLAQIRMVEETLAFAYGSAEPAKIPKKIVDVGCGIGGSSRYLARKYGAKCQGITLSPVQAQRAQALAAAQGLADKASFQVGDALNQPFPDGEFDLVWSMESGEHMPDKKKFVSELARVAAPGATIIIVTWCHRILSPSEESLRTDEKKLLDRICDAYYLPAWCSASDYVKLLESLSLQDIKTADWSENVAPFWPAVIESALTWKGFTSLLRSGWKTIRGALVMPLMIEGYKKDLIKFSIITCRKPE, from the exons ATGACAACCACCACGTGCTACTCCGTCAAGATACTCTCGGCCTTCAACACTTTCCAGACCACGTTCTCGTCCGCCGCCACGCGCCTCAGCTTCGGCGGCGCCAGAAAGCAGCTGCAGCCGCCCTGCGCGGCGGCCTCGTCGGCGGAGATAGAGGTGCTGCAGAAGGGCATAGCGGAGCTCTACGACGAGTCGTCGGGGCTGTGGGAAGATATATGGGGAGAGCATATGCATCATGGCTTTTATGACCCGGATTCGTCGGTTAAGATATCGGATCATCGGCTCGCTCAGATTCGTATGGTGGAGGAGACGCTCGCTTTTGCTTATGGTTCTG CGGAACCAGCTAAAATACCAAAAAAGATAGTTGATGTCGGGTGTGGAATAGGAGGCAGTTCAAGGTATTTAGCAAGGAAATATGGTGCTAAATGTCAAGGCATCACCCTGAGCCCTGTACAAGCCCAAAGAGCTCAAGCTCTTGCTGCAGCTCAGGGACTAGCCGACAAG GCTTCCTTTCAAGTTGGAGATGCTTTAAATCAACCTTTTCCGGATGGAGAATTTGACCTGGTTTGGTCCATGGAGAGTGGTGAACATATGCCTGACAAAAAGAAG TTTGTTAGTGAATTAGCTCGAGTGGCTGCACCAGGAGCCACAATAATTATTGTTACATGGTGCCATAGAATTCTTTCCCCTTCTGAGGAGTCATTGCGCACAGATGAGAAAAAACTGTTGGACAGGATCTGTGATGCATACTATCTTCCAGCTTGGTGTTCTGCTTCTGATTATGTGAAATTACTGGAGTCCCTTTCTCTTCAG GATATAAAAACAGCAGATTGGTCAGAGAATGTTGCACCATTTTGGCCTGCAGTAATAGAATCAGCTTTGACATGGAAGGGTTTCACATCGTTGCTTCGAAGTG GATGGAAGACAATTAGAGGGGCGCTGGTGATGCCATTGATGATTGAAGGATATAAAAAGGACCTGatcaaattttcaattattaCATGTCGGAAACCTGAATAG